The following proteins are co-located in the Malassezia restricta chromosome II, complete sequence genome:
- a CDS encoding 26S proteasome regulatory subunit N7 gives MEDDSVAPIPNPVVQQQVFLLLHTGSNEQVRKSALEKLWRNIEQDEMAPYYEFLLADANVAQYVPRREEILRALREKNSQEIARLDSEQKRAEENEGDIELHTVLKQRAMYLARIGDKEAALPAIDEAFAKATGTGSKIDFMLLKIRLGLFYGDPELTEKSMASAAALIEEGGDWDRRNRLTAYRGVYAASIRDFGESSKRCTEALSTFTATELIEYHDFVLLTILTSMVSRNRRELKQLMESPEILQSIDELPYMREFTSSLYNSEYALFFRTLAEVEQRYLLPSRILSRHTQYYVREMRLISFAQLLESYRSVALDSMAAAFGVTTDYMDRELSRFISAGRLPAVIDKVDGIIENRRPDQKNAQYNRIIKEGDVLLNSLQKLSRTAL, from the coding sequence ATGGAGGACGATTCGGTCGCGCCGATCCCGAACCCtgtggtgcagcagcaggtgTTTCTACTACTGCATACTGGGTCAAATGAACAAGTGCGTAAGAGCGCTCTCGAAAAGTTATGGCGAAACATAGAGCAGGACGAGATGGCGCCTTATTACGAATTCCTGTTGGCGGATGCGAATGTGGCGCAGTATGTACCGCGCCGTGAAGAGATTCTTCGCGCCCTTCGCGAAAAGAATTCACAAGAAATTGCGCGTTTAGATTCGGAGCAGAAGCGTGCGGAGGAAAATGAGGGCGATATAGAGCTACACACGGTACtgaagcagcgcgccatgtacCTGGCTCGTATCGGTGATAAGGAAGCAGCGCTTCCAGCCATCGACGAAGCGTTTGCCAAAGCTACTGGAACAGGATCGAAAATTGATTTCATGCTGCTCAAGATCCGCTTGGGTCTGTTTTATGGTGACCCTGAGCTGACCGAAAAAAGCATGGCGAGTGCCGCAGCACTCATTGAAGAAGGAGGTGATTGGGATCGCCGAAACAGGCTCACTGCGTACCGCGGCGTGTATGCAGCATCTATTCGTGACTTCGGAGAGTCATCAAAACGATGCACCGAGGCCTTGAGCACCTTTACTGCGACAGAGCTAATCGAATACCATGACTTTGTGCTGCTGACCATCCTTACAAGTATGGTATCTCGTAACCGACGTGAACTCAAGCAGTTGATGGAGTCACCTGAGATTCTGCAGTCGATTGACGAATTGCCATATATGCGTGAGTTCACCTCGTCCTTGTACAACAGTGAATATGCTCTGTTTTTCCGCACCCTTGCTGAGGTCGAGCAGCGATACCTGCTTCCTTCGCGCATTCTTTCGCGTCATACGCAGTACTATGTGCGTGAAATGCGTCTCATATCATTTGCCCAACTGCTTGAGAGCTATCGCAGTGTGGCCCTCGACAGCATGGCCGCGGCGTTTGGTGTCACGACCGACTATATGGATCGCGAACTCTCTCGTTTCATTTCAGCAGGGCGTCTTCCTGCCGTCATCGATAAGGTCGATGGCATTATCGAGAACCGTCGGCCTGACCAGAAGAATGCGCAGTACAACCGCATTATTAAGGAAGGCGATGTTCTGCTCAATTCGCTCCAAAAGCTCTCGCGCACAGCGTTATAG
- a CDS encoding signal transducing adaptor molecule, which translates to MFRAPNPFEELVNKATDENLTTENWELNLELCDRLASNDESDARKCMAAIQKRVVHRNANVQLYAITLTDTLSKNCGDAIHHEIASRAFMHTLSKVVRDTSTHNLVKQRILRTLLSWRDEYKHDDTLGLVADTVNDLREDFYELDEEPAPVRRDESEDDELQRVLALSIQDQGGRSSYREEATSAAGPSTRRPAEPTSPDCDSLPNPFSEPLSNEAPQPIAPEPRSARPSRVRALYDFEPDEPGELAFHRGDVIRVLDSVYEQWWRGELRHQVGIFPVNYVEALPDETPDMIQQEQELERSVFTHASDIHVLHARLQHLKPSDNFVDDDELQELYQRSLALRPKIVRLMDTYHTKVQELRSLNDKFVRARTMLDDLIQQHVSMQPTHPTVDAPQQSAPSPPSDAMPIPQEEEKRRLFERARAEVEEFQRQRQQVSQASDLEGLLFAPPP; encoded by the coding sequence ATGTTTCGAGCGCCGAATCCTTTCGAGGAGCTGGTGAACAAGGCGACCGATGAGAACCTGACGACCGAAAACTGGGAGTTAAATCTTGAGCTGTGTGATCGCCTCGCTTCCAATGATGAGAGCGATGCACGCAAGTGCATGGCTGCCATTCAAAAGCGGGTCGTGCACCGCAATGCCAATGTCCAGCTATATGCGATCACCCTGACCGATACGCTATCGAAAAATTGTGGCGATGCTATACATCACGAAATagcgtcgcgcgcattCATGCATACTTTATCTAAGGTGGTGCGTGATACGAGTACCCACAACCTCGTCAAGCAGCGGATCCTGCGAACGCTGCTCTCCTGGCGCGACGAGTACAAGCATGACGATACGCTTGGATTAGTCGCTGACACCGTGAATGATTTGCGCGAAGACTTTTATGAATTGGATGAGGAGCCTGCGCCGGTGCGGCGGGACGAATCCGAAGACGATGAACTTCAGCGGGTTCTGGCACTTTCTATCCAAGATCAAGGCGGTCGGTCGTCGTACCGGGAGGAAGCCACGAGTGCAGCAGGCCCATCCACACGTCGTCCGGCTGAGCCCACATCGCCTGACTGCGACAGCCTTCCGAATCCTTTCTCTGAGCCGTTGTCCAATGAAGCACCGCAACCTATCGCACCTgagccgcgctcggcgcgcccCTCTCGTGTTCGTGCTTTGTACGATTTTGAGCCTGATGAGCCTGGTGAACTGGCCTTTCATCGCGGTGATGTTATTCGTGTGCTGGATAGTGTATATGAACAATGGTGGCGAGGCGAGTTGCGGCACCAAGTGGGCATTTTCCCTGTCAACTATGTCGAGGCACTGCCTGATGAAACACCGGATATGATTCAGCAGGAGCAGGAACTGGAACGCAGTGTTTTCACGCATGCATCGGATATCCATGTCTTGCATGCCCGGCTCCAGCATCTCAAACCTTCGGACAATTTTGtcgacgatgacgagctcCAGGAGCTGTATCAGCGTTCGCTCGCACTCCGCCCGAAAATCGTCCGTTTGATGGACACGTATCATACCAAAGTGCAAGAACTTCGCTCTCTAAATGACAAATTCGTGCGTGCACGTACCATGCTGGATGATCTCATACAGCAACACGTCTCCATGCAACCAACCCACCCCACTGTGGATGCACCTCAGCAGTCTGCTCCTTCGCCGCCATCCGATGCGATGCCCATACCTCAAGAAGAGGAAAAGCGGCGGCTCTTtgagcgtgcgcgtgccgaggtcGAAGAGTtccagcgccagcggcaACAAGTCTCGCAAGCATCGGACTTGGAGGGCCTGTTATTTGCTCCGCCTCCCTAG
- a CDS encoding AHA1 family protein: MSTWNKHYHWKTKGCTPWAKEWFTSHLVGQKVPLSKDPDACVKVDKLTGFEGDVELGNRKGKLITIYECAITLAWSGQTEDGTSANGTIKFPEVSHENEDNDEAYLFETELLSESSSAALSMYEVVRKKLVPALEEVFHGFRKDLIESHAKDLGHDDEGQNAAKTSAQAAPSAAASTPSVVGASRSDKTGGSVSTSAAEVRVASHLAISQADLWDLLTNPLRIPMWSKAPAQFSPNVGANFSLFGGNISGSIVQVTAPTRLTQTWRIPQWPAGHHGTLTTELTQGDDSTKLELVLSGVPLGEEDHAQTGLETYYIRGLKSIGLGTIL, from the coding sequence atgtcgacgtggAACAAGCACTACCATTGGAAGACAAAGGGATGCACGCCATGGGCGAAGGAATGGTTCACTAGCCACCTTGTTGGTCAAAAGGTGCCGCTAAGCAAAGACCCTGACGCATGTGTCAAGGTCGACAAGCTCACAGGCTTTGAAGGTGACGTCGAGCTGGGCAACAGGAAAGGCAAGCTGATCACTATCTACGAGTGCGCTATTACTCTTGCATGGTCTGGCCAGACAGAGGACGGAACGAGTGCAAATGGTACTATCAAGTTCCCAGAGGTGTCGCATGAGAACGAAGACAATGACGAGGCGTACCTCTTTGAGACCGAGCTGCTTTCCGAGTCTTCGAGCGCTGCTTTGAGCATGTACGAAGTGGTTCGAAAGAAGCTTGTTCCGGCTCTAGAGGAAGTGTTCCATGGTTTCCGTAAGGACCTTATAGAGTCGCACGCTAAGGACCTGGGGCATGATGACGAAGGCCAAAACGCCGCCAAGACATCCGCACAGGCTGCACCAAGCGCGGCTGCATCCACCCCATCTGTAGTtggtgcatcgcgctccGACAAAACTGGTGGTTCTGTATCTACCAGCGCAGCAGAGGTCCGCGTCGCCAGCCACCTGGCCATTAGCCAGGCGGATCTATGGGACTTGCTTACCAATCCGCTTCGGATCCCCATGTGGAGCAAGGCACCAGCGCAATTCTCGCCGAACGTGGGCGCCAACTTCTCACTGTTTGGCGGCAATATCTCTGGCTCCATTGTTCAAGTGACGGCGCCGACTAGGTTGACACAGACGTGGCGCATTCCGCAGTGGCCAGCTGGGCATCATGGTACTCTCACGACGGAGCTCACGCAGGGTGATGACTCGACCAAGCTCGAATTGGTCCTGAGCGGTGTGCCGCTGGGCGAGGAAGACCATGCTCAGACAGGCCTGGAGACGTATTATATCCGTGGTCTCAAGTCCATTGGCCTCGGAACAATTTTGTAG
- a CDS encoding UBA TS-N domain protein has protein sequence MDDLADLDWHAKPTATTGLSKPASSGYQFDALLRSMPSTQPEKRPTAQPSKPAPPQEDAFASLLPSFGEKQHLQAAKQEPSTPSDGLWKLDALESKIVQAPRDEDDLLEDFRTPSQPAAAQPADHDTLDLLGDLGKPVSQRASQPIQAPAVETRSTSPPPHVVGQLVEMGFAPQDARRALAQTDANVEQAVQVLVASIPKMQAPSSPESEPKPLRSDTPSLQKHADHFYTQANVFGTSMLKNANALWDSTKAHARKTLNDARRDAQDASAMGIASELGKHMWRRWNAMPKRPVDYNATPRWMMKEEEPKAPQNENSRQERFNVPATSANLLEEPAPVPSQPVAKPVVAAPTPKPNPSISAPPSRHIRSLPAEDAGAIARATELKDQGNAHFYRGAYAEAEAEYTKALDVLLPTSLWRIPLLNNRANVRLKNGDSEGTLSDCTASIELIVLPSMQDGMYRPSQDALPASHASLTLREAYAKSISQRARAYEANEKWALAKQDWERLAHYERVEGSGVKSGQAHRRAACEGLARCARILEPPPSKSIPVPSGSAASAAAAAASDAGVNRVRALRKAQDDEEAERLSLKDSVDARLAAWTRGRETNIRALLASIDDPKYGLVWDELRWSKINLHNLLTDAQVKRAYTKAIARLHPDKLSSSNTTIEQRMLAAGMFHTLNDAFHT, from the coding sequence ATGGACGACTTGGCCGATCTTGACTGGCACGCCAAGCCGACCGCGACTACGGGTCTATCCAAGCCGGCCTCTTCAGGCTATCAATTCGATGCGCTCTTGCGCTCcatgccatcgacgcaGCCTGAAAAACGGCCGACTGCACAGCCATCCAAGCCTGCACCGCCACAAGAAGACGCGTTTGCCTCACTCCTGCCTTCCTTTGGTGAGAAGCAGCATTTACAAGCTGCCAAGCAAGAACCAAGTACCCCTAGTGACGGTCTCTGGAAGTTAGATGCTCTGGAATCCAAAATTGTAcaagcgccgcgcgacgaagacgacttACTAGAGGATTTCCGCACGCCAAGTCAGCCGGCTGCCGCTCAACCAGCGGATCATGATACGCTCGATTTGCTTGGCGATTTAGGCAAGCCTGTATCACAGCGTGCGTCTCAACCGATCCAGGCTCCTGCGGTGGAGACGCGCTCTACGTCTCCGCCACCACATGTAGTAGGCCAGCTGGTGGAAATGGGATTCGCCCCACAAGACGCACGGCGTGCTTTAGCACAGACAGATGCTAATGTGGAACAAGCTGTCCAGGTGCTCGTGGCCTCTATACCAAAGATGCAGGCGCCCTCCTCGCCAGAATCGGAGCCGAAGCCGCTCCGTTCAGACACACCGTCGCTCCAAAAGCACGCGGATCATTTTTACACACAGGCCAACGTATTCGGTACATCCATGCTCAAAAATGCCAATGCATTATGGGACTCTACCAAGGCACATGCACGCAAGACTTTGaacgacgcacgccgcgatGCACAGGATGCATCTGCGATGGGGATTGCCTCAGAATTAGGAAAGCATATGTGGCGGCGTTGGAATGCCATGCCCAAACGCCCCGTGGACTATAATGCCACACCGCGGTGGATGATGAAAGAAGAGGAGCCAAAAGCACCACAGAATGAAAACTCGAGACAAGAGCGTTTCAACGTACCAGCCACGTCGGCCAACCTTTTGGAGGAGCCGGCCCCTGTACCGAGTCAGCCTGTTGCCAAGCCTGTTGTCGCTGCGCCTACTCCCAAACCAAATCCTAGCATATCTGCACCCCCCTCACGTCACATCCGTTCGCTTCCTGCTGAAGATGCCGGTGCCATAGCTCGTGCGACCGAGCTCAAGGACCAGGGCAACGCCCACTTTTACCGCGGTGCTTACGCAGAGGCTGAAGCCGAATATACCAAGGCTTTGGACGTGTTGCTTCCCACGTCCCTGTGGCGTATTCCTCTCTTAAATAACCGCGCGAATGTGCGTTTGAAGAATGGCGACAGTGAGGGCACCTTGTCTGACTGCACGGCATCCATCGAGTTGATCGTGCTGCCATCGATGCAGGATGGCATGTACCGACCTAGCCAAGACGCTTTgcctgcatcgcacgcatCGCTGACTCTGCGTGAAGCCTATGCTAAAAGTATAtcgcagcgagcgcgtgcgtatGAAGCAAATGAAAAATGGGCTCTGGCCAAGCAGGATTGggagcgcctcgcacaCTATGAACGTGTGGAAGGAAGCGGCGTAAAGAGTGGCCAAGCACATCGTCGAGCCGCTTGTGAAGGCCTGGCCAGGTGCGCCCGTATTCTAGAGCCACCCCCGTCCAAGTCAATTCCAGTTCCCTCTGGCTCtgcggcatcggcggcggcagccgccgcctcagACGCTGGCGTGAATCGCGTCCGAGCGCTTCGCAAAGCACAGGACGATGAAGAGGCCGAGCGCTTGTCACTAAAAGATTCTGTCGATGCACGTCTAGCCGCATGGACGCGTGGAAGAGAGACCAACATACGTGCGCTACTAGCCTCTATCGACGACCCAAAGTACGGTCTTGTTTGGGACGAGTTGCGCTGGAGTAAAATCAACCTGCATAATCTTTTGACTGATGCTCAAGTGAAGCGGGCATATACCAAAGCCATTGCTCGTCTGCATCCCGACAAATTGTCCAGCAGCAATACAACGATTGAGCAACGCATGCTCGCAGCAGGCATGTTTCACACACTTAATGATGCATTCCATACATAG
- a CDS encoding queuosine salvage protein, with protein sequence MAPLDLIAAFFLRGAMSGGQEATPMLRRIRSHCAEAAERAHIGLNEDAVDAFLDTLDESEFSALKTQHGLRFPLRFSSFMDQLNFVAVLAMLNAFSGYRAAFHQATGHGAFDCIRKIVLGMYLSADEGDSALDTLALERVTPSTFAQLLGVPTHSETPHPSLPGVVVGTIGGPLREPFEMAAKMSVETAAFLKARQHKNLASYVWEVCEQASRHEHVESCIVEGLAEVPAFYDALDSPYPIPIMKKALFLVRALQGLVLDAEPHTLPQLMQILSERWRHGLGEPLPMFVDNVIPTMLIYLGMLQLEHSSILSTWHPAPQDSDTSGPLVNRSDAYHVRAAALVAGARIVERARTSSTWISSITEEQLDAYLWSMAKRPEFRCISRLAEQHTGMY encoded by the coding sequence ATGGCCCCACTCGATTTGATCGCAGCATTCTTCTTACGAGGTGCCATGAGTGGAGGTCAAGAAGCAACCCCGATGCTACGACGTATACGTTCGCACTGTGCCGAGGCAGCAGAGCGTGCCCACATTGGCTTGAATGAGGATGCCGTGGACGCATTTCTTGATACACTAGATGAGTCGGAGTTTAGCGCTCTCAAGACGCAACATGGATTGCGCTTTCCTTTACGCTTTTCGTCCTTTATGGATCAGCTCAATTTCGTTGCTGTGTTAGCGATGCTCAATGCCTTTTCTGGCTATCGCGCCGCCTTTCACCAGGCGACAGGGCATGGTGCCTTTGACTGTATAAGAAAAATCGTGCTGGGCATGTACCTGTCAGCTGACGAGGGCGACTCGGCGCTTGATACCCTAGCACTGGAACGTGTGACGCCATCCACTTTCGCCCAGCTCCTGGGCGTGCCTACGCATTCCGAGACACCCCATCCATCACTTCCAGGTGTGGTGGTGGGTACGATCGGGGGACCTCTGCGTGAACCCTTCGAGATGGCCGCCAAGATGTCCGTGGAGACGGCTGCTTTCCTCAAAGCACGGCAGCACAAAAACCTGGCATCGTATGTATGGGAGGTTTGTGAGCAAGCATCTCGACACGAGCATGTAGAATCGTGCATTGTCGAAGGTCTAGCCGAGGTGCCTGCTTTTTATGACGCCCTAGATTCACCGTATCCCATCCCGATCATGAAAAAGGCCCTATTTCTAGTACGAGCCCTCCAAGGCCTGGTCCTAGACGCTGAGCCGCATACATTGCCACAACTGATGCAAATTCTCTCTGAGCGTTGGCGACATGGTCTTGGTGAGCCCCTGCCCATGTTTGTTGACAATGTGATTCCTACGATGCTGATTTACTTGGGCATGTTGCAACTGGAGCACAGCTCCATCCTATCCACATggcatccagcgccacaGGACAGCGATACGTCAGGGCCGCTTGTCAACCGCAGTGATGCGTATCATGTGCGTGCCGCGGCGCTTGTGGCCGGCGCACGTATTGTGGAACGAGCACGAACATCATCAACATGGATATCATCGATCACTGAAGAGCAGCTAGATGCGTACCTGTGGTCTATGGCAAAACGACCCGAGTTCCGCTGTATTTCACGTCTGGCTGAGCAGCATACGGGTATGTACTAG
- a CDS encoding 26S proteasome regulatory subunit N6 encodes MSATHAVAASVAEADHVIESGNYENGKDMLMQILHRVASPADEALLAEQEQALLRLGQLHRDHKDAHGLAGTVIESRQFMASIAKAKTAKLVRILIDYFNDIPNSRDVQIQVTKENAEWAKQEKRIFLKQNLETKLIGQLYEAKAYREALPLIAQLLRELKTLDDKMILTEVHLLESKVNHAISNFPKSKAALTSARTSANSIYCPPLMQAQLDMQSGVLHADDKDFKTAASYFYETMEGFDSVDDARAIPALKYMLLCKIMLNQPEEVYSILEGKIASKYAKHREIEVMKAVAEAQSHRSLEDFERALQQYKSELSSDLIVRNHLSALYDKLLEQNILRVIEPYSRIELAQIAKLVRQPVREVEQKLSQMILDKEFKGVLDQGAGCLVVFEETDDDETYETALSTLKQISHVVDSLYQQANELT; translated from the exons ATGTCGGCAACACACGCAGTGGCAGCCTCTGTCGCGGAAGCAGACCATGTGATCGAATCTGGAAATTACGAAAATGGCAAGGATATGCTCATGCAAATCCTGCATCGTGTAGCCTCGCCAGCTGACGAAGCCTTGCTGGCGGAACAGGAGCAAGCGCTATTGCGACTGGGCCAGCTGCACCGTGACCACAAAGATGCACATGGCCTCGCAGGCACGGTCATTGAGTCACGTCAGTTTATGGCCTCGATTGCTAAGGCCAAAACGGCCAAGTTGGTGCGCATTTTGATCGACTACTTCAACGATATTCCTAACAGCCGGGATGTCCAGATCCAAGTTACCAAGGAAAACGCCGAGTGGGCCAAGCAGGAAAAACGCATATTCCTAAAGCAGAACCTTGAAACTAAACTGATTGGACAGCTCTATGAAGCAAAGGCATACCGTGAAGCATTGCCTCTcattgcgcagctgctAAGGGAGCTCAAAACATTGGACGACAAAATGATCTTGACCGAGGTGCACCTTCTTGAGTCCAAGGTAAATCATGCAATCTCAAATTTCCCAAAATCGAAAGCCGCACTCACCTCTGCTCGCACCTCTGCCAACTCGATCTACTGCCCGCCGCTCATGCAGGCACAACTAGATATGCAGAGTGGTGTTTTACATGCGGACGACAAAGATTTCAAAACCGCGGCGTCTTACTTCTATGAGACTATGGAAGGGTTCGACTCTGTTGATGATGCACGCGCGATTCCTGCGCTTAAGTACATGTTGCTGTGTAAGATCATGCTGAATCAGCCAGAAGAAGTGTACTCGATCCTTGAAGGCAAGATTGCGAGCAAGTATGCGAAACACCGTGAGATCGAGGTGATGAAGGCTGTAGCAGAGGCTCAGAGTCATCGATCTCTGGAAGATTTtgagcgcgcgctgcaACAATACAAGAGTGAGCTCTCGAGTGATTTGATCGTCCGGAACCACCTATCAGCCTTGTATGACAAGCTGCTAGAGCAGAACATTCTGCGTGTGATTGAACCATACTCGCGCATCGAACTGGCACAAATAGCGAAGCTTGTGCGCCAGCCCGTTCGTGAAGTCGAGCAAAA ACTGAGTCAGATGATTCTCGATAAAGAGTTCAAGGGTGTGCTAGATCAGGGTGCCGGTTGTCTCGTTGTATTTGAAGAAACGGACGATGATGAGACATATGAGACcgcgctcagcacgctTAAACAGATTTCTCATGTCGTCGACAGTCTATACCAACAG GCCAACGAACTCACATAG